The DNA region GCCCAGGACCTCCATGTTGAAGTCCTCATAGCTCTTGTAGGGTGAGTTGTCATAGCAGAAGTACACCTGGCCACCCATGAGTGCAGCTCGGTGCTCTAGCTCCCGGGCCACCAGCACGTGCATCCAGGCCACATTACCTGTAGGTCGGGGGGGGAGAGGGGGTGCCGAGGAGAGAACCGGGGGCAGATATGTCCTTGAGTGCCCTTGCAACCATGTAGATACTGCTCTGTTCTGGGCCAGGGCATGGACAAGCCACCCCATCCTTGGGCCCACGTAGATGCTGCCCACATAACTATGGCCCTGCTGAAGGCTGCTTTCTCCCAGGCTCCCGTAGCCATTTACTCTCCCAGGCCAGCCTATATGGATGCTATTCCTTCTTCTGTTAGTCCTGGGTAGATgctccccctctcctctcctgggaAGATGCTGCTCACAAAACTGCAACCCTTTCCTCAGCCTATGACACGGTATTGATCTCAGCCTCCCCAACAGGCATGGACACTGTTTTGTCTGTGGCCCCTGCAGACGATGCCCACATATCATAGTCTGCTTTGGCCCATGTATAGACCATACTTTTTTAGCCAGAGTATAGAACAACCCCTCACCCCAGAACCATGTGGATCCTGCCCTGTTTTTTTAGCCTCCCCCAACGCCTAGCCCAGGCCTCACCCACGTAGACCCGGCCATGCTCCACAGAGGCTGGAATGGCCCGGAAGAGCCGACCCCCCAGGCGCAGGCCCTGGTAGTAGAAGTCCCTCATGATCTGGTGGCCTTCGCCGTAGATACCGGTGGGACGCAGGGCACATGTCACGAGGGGCAACCCCCCGAGGACCTGGGGGCAAAAGGCAGGCACTGCTAAGACCTAGGACCCGGTGGTTTGCCCTCTGCCCTGATCTCCTCAAGCTGGAGATGGAAGGAATCCAGGGCAGGATGCAAAGGAGCCCACAGTAAGAAACGAACAAAAAAAccaggggctgccctggtggtccagtggttaagactctgcccttccactgcagggggctggggttcgattccctggtgggggaactaagatcccgcatgccgtgcagtgcggccaaaagggaaaaaaaaagaaaaggagcccACAGGCCCTGGATCTGCCTCTGCCTGGCAGCCCTTTCCACCCCTGTCTCCTACATCTCATCTTCTCCAGTCTCACCTTCCTCCCATTGGCTTCCAGGACGAGCTGCTCAGCTAGGGCCTTGCTGCAAGGATAGGGGTGTCTGTGTACTGCTTCGTACGGGGTATTCTCATTGCCCCTAGTTGGGGGAGAGGGAAGATTCTTAATGCTGAGGGAAGATGGGGCCCTTGAAGTATTGGGGGAACCTCAGCTCACCTGTAAAAGGGCTGGCCTTTGATGTTGGGACCCACAACTTCCATGCTGCTTGTGTAGACCAGGAAGCGTGTTCCAGTCTGCACACAAGCCTCAATCACATTCCGCGTGCCTGGGGGAAGGCAGGGGTGTATCCAAGCTGAAGCTTCCTCCCCCTCTGCgtctttcccctccccatcccaaaGCTGGATGAGGACACGTGCCTTCTTTCCCCAGGCCCAGGGAGAACCACAGCAGGTCAGTGAGGGCCGGCCTGCCATGACAGAGGCAGAAGTGTCCACAGGACAGATTGTCACAGGAGAATCACAGAGGTCAAGGTCAAAGAGGGGGGCAGGAAACAAGCAGCCAAGATCAGGCCATGTGCCTGGGAGTATTGAGGACATTGTCAGAACAGGTAGGGAGCATCTCACCCTGCACGTTGACCTCATGGATGGTCTCAGGACTGGTTTTCCCAAACACGTCTACCAGCCCAGCTGTGTGGATGACCACGTGGGCTCCGGCCACAGCTGCTGCCACCTCGTGGGCCTGGGTCACGTCCCCCTGGATGGCAGTCACCTGCACGGGCCCTGGGAGTGGGTAGGGGCAGCCAGAGGCAATGTCAGAGCTGAGGCCGTCAGCCAGCTGCTGGGTTCGGCCCACACCCTTGGAGCCACACTTTCCCAGTGTGACTCATTCATCCTATCCATTCGCACTGGAGAACATAACAGGCATCATCTTTTCCACAAGGAAGGGAgtccacaccctcccccacccccacccccaccccgtccccaccAGTCACCTGTCTTCAACTCCTCCAGCCAGGGATCCAGGTGTAGGTCAAAGATGCGCAGCTCACGGAGCTGGGGTTCCTGCTGCAGCAGCATGCGGACCACATGTTCCCCCAGGAAGCCACAGCCACCTGTGACCAGGTACACCAGCTTCTGGGCTTGTGCAGGGTCTGCCATACCTGGCTGGGGAAAGAGACACTGGCTCGCCTGGGTTGTCAGCCACCAACTGCCCCAGCACCAGCGGCCCTGTGACTCCTAGGAGGGGCCCCTGGCTGAGTGGCCTGGAGCAGTGACCCAGGGGCCAGAGCTGTTTCTGGAGGCTGTAGCTGTCGGTGCAGTGGCCAGGCTACCTGCCCTTTGACCCTGCCGGCTGCAGTTACCGAGATAAGGGGGAGGGCTTGGCCTGCAGGAAGGGGTCAGGGTTTGAGGTGGAGGGAGAGGTTCTGGGACAGAAAACCAGAAAACGAAGGGTGGTTggcagggagctggggaggcAGGGTAGAGGAAGGCGAaaagggctgggactgggggaaGGGACCCCTGGGCCCTGGCATCACCACTGCCTACCTGCAGCCACGGTCCCAGGCTACCCAAACCGGCCACCGGAGGCCGTCTTCTACAGGCTCCTGGGCCAACGACACACCGTCCCCTTCCGcttgctcctcctccctcccGGCCCATTCCAGCAACAGAGACCAGCCCAGCCTCCACCTCTCCGCCCCCCCTACTCTTGCCACAGGGCACCCTCTGGTGGCCACTCCGGGCTGCACTGGCATCTGGTTCCAGCAAAACTTGGGCAAGGGGGTAGGGGAGTCAGAGCCTGCCGGGTGGGTGTGAGTAGGGGTTTCAGCCACAGAATGGAGCAGGCAGGGTGACCTCACTCCCGGTGCATGATATCAGTCTTTCCCTCTTGCTGGATTTCCCAGGAGGCCAGGAGGCCAGAAGCCCAGCAGCAGCTGTGGttctgggaagggaaggggaggcctGACCTTGGCCCCACTCTGGCTGGCCTTGGCAGGGGATTTCTGGATGGCTCTTGCAGCCTGTCTACTGGCCCAGAGTGATGGTGGCCGAGTCTGCAGGTCTGGGATCTTGCCCGAAAGCCCCTCTACCCACCCCAAACGTCAGGCCACCTATTTCCGTGTCTTCACCTGCCCCACCCTCTGTCCTcaacccccatcccaccctgctCTTCCCCAAAGATACTGACAAAGCACTTTTGTACAATAAAGTTTAATCACAATTATAAAAATGTGGCGTTGGGTTCGCGCTATTAACATATGTACAGTCCAGCCCAACAGGAAGGGCCCGCCCCCCACCATCCTGGCCTGGCAAAGCCGGAGCTTCCAGACACCAGGGTGGGAGGGTGACCCACAGGGTCTGGCAGGAACAGAAGACGAGGCAGGGTTCCAGGCACAGAGTCCCCAGGACTGAGGGCGCAGGGCCCCCTCCAGGGGGAGAACATGGCCACTGCCCCTAGAGACCCCTAAACTGGGGAGGGGTGCACGCAGGGCACAGAGGGGAAGCCCCCATTAACACAAAGCAAGGGGGCTATGCAGCCCCCCCCAAAACAGGATCTGTACAGGCCGGCACCCCAGGTTTCCACAGGAAACAGCTGCTGGCAGCTACAAAACATTTACAGCTTCTTctccgcaaagaaaaaaaatcggggtgggtgggcaggggcaAGAAGGGAAGCGGAAGTTGCCTCAAGGGACTGAGGCTCCCTCGCTAGGCTCGGGGGCCCCCAACCCCACATTTGGAGATGGGGCATGTGGGCCCTGCTGAGCCCACTAAGGCTGGGCGGGCTGGGAGCTCAGGGCACCAAGGGGAATAAATAAGGGTGAGGGCACCAGTCCTGCCCCACCTCAGTTGAGGGAGCCGCGGCAGCTCTCGGTGCCGCACAGACAAGGGATCTTGTTGTCCTCCAGCGGGAACTTGTAGTCATAGGTGATCTCCTCATCCACGCCGATGGGCTGCTTGGAGTAGATCACGATCTTCTTCTGGGACTCGATGGTGATCACCTTGGCATAGCAGTTGGGCTATAGGAAGAGGGCAGTGAGTCACGGCCACCCCCTCGGCTCCTGCCCCGTCCGCTCCCCTCGACCCGGCCCCCTGCGCACCGTGCAGCAGTGGTTGATGAACCTCGCCAGGTTGCCACACTTGGTGGCGTCGATGATGGTGTCGTGGTCCACCCGGAACAGGTAGCTGCTGCCAATGCCCTCTTGCACGTAACGCTTCTCCCGCATGTCGGCCACCATCTAATAGAGGACAGGGTGCGATGGTCAGGGGGCTTCCCCTCAGCTTCCTGCCAGGCTAGGCCTGACCCCACCGGCCCCTGTGATGGGGGGTCCAGACAGTCTCCCAGCTGCCACCCTGGGAGCCTCACTGGCCTGTCCTGGATCCACAGCTCTCCCTCTGGCTCCCGCTACCCCAAGGCGCTGACTCCTGACTTTGCTCGAGGACCCCCACCCTCCCAATACCTTTGGCTGCCGTTATGACAAAGTCACCCACAGGACCCCAGGGAAGTCTGCACTGGCCACTGGGCAGGAGAAGCAGTCACTGTCTCCTCCTGGAGTGTCTGCCTGGCCCATGGGAGAGCCTGTGGGGACTGGGTGGGTTCCTTAGATGACAGTGGCCGTTTCACGGACTGAATCCTACTCATCCCTTCTCCCAGGACCCTCTCTCCAAAACAGGCGCCCACGGCCACTGCTGTCCACATCAGGGCCCACATTCTTGGGTGAGGAGGAGGACCTCATTTCCCAGAAAACAGGACGATAAACCCTCTGCACACTCCCCTTGGGTGAACTCACTCTCTTCCAGGGCTTCAACTGCCAGCTAAGTGGGGGGAACTCCTCCCAAACTTCCATCTCCAGCCAAATCCACCTCAGTGGAACTGCTGGGCGACACCCGGTAGATGTCCCCTGGTCACTACAACTTCACATGTCCTGACAGGAGCTCATCTTGACCACAAACCCGCTCCTCCTCGCTCCCTATCTCACTGGCAGCCCTACCTACTCCCAGCTGCTAAAGGCAGCACCGAGAAACCATCTCGCCTCGGCCCTCACCCTCATTTCCCAGAACCAACTCGTTGCCTGGTCCTGCCAGTTACCTTGGACACACAGACTCCTGCTACCTTGGACCCACTGCCTAGTCCAAGCCACCCCCGCCTTCGGCCGGGATCTCTGCAACAGCCCCACCCCGCCGTCTCAGCCTCCAGTTCTCTCTGCACGCTGCAGTCAGATGGAGCTTACTAACTTCCAAAGTCCTCTCCTGCTTAATGCTTCGCAGCAACTTTTCTCCTCTCACCATCGGTCCAAACTCATTAACGTGGCTCCCAAGCTCCGCAGCATCCGGCCTCCACCGGCCCCCTCCAGCCTCACGTTGCTGCCACTGGCCCTAGGTTTTCCAAGTGGCCATACTGACCTCCTTGCCCTAAGACCATCCTGCATCCAGGCCTTTGCATGTGCCGTCCTACAGTGGAGAGCACCCTTCCCCTCACCTGGGCCTGGGAGTTGCTCAGCATCCTTCAGCCCCTGGTTTAAACATCACTgtgctcccacctcccctgcctccctgAACACTGCCTTTCATATCAACCCAACACCATCCTTATGTTTCTTGCTGGATCATTAACATCTAGTTTACTAGTACCCATTACTAGtttttgaaggaaggaaggggataaaaagaaaagcaggttTCACTGGCTAAGTCTCAGAGCCAGGAGGGACCCCGAGGGCCGGGTGGGTTCTCATGTTGGCATCCCAGGCTGCCATCAggtcaggcaggggctgggcgtgGGGCCTCACCTGGCGGATGTTCTGACCCACGTATTCGATGACCATCTCGTCAGCTGCGATGGGTTCCATGGCAAAGAGCCCCCACTCATGGATCCGGCTCCGGCCGAATCGGAGCTTCTTCTTCCGGAACTAGGGGGCAGAAGGCAGACTGTGCTGCTGGACGTCCCCCGCAACCTAGCTGCTGCTTGCCTCTCCTCAGACCTCCGGGGCAGGAGGGTGTTCTGGCCACTCGCCGCCGGCCCACCCCTAGGGGGCTCCACGACGCTGTCTTCCAGTGGCGCCCCTTCCCTCCTCAGTCCCCACTCCTCACCTTGAGCTGGTTTAACTTCAGCAGGTCGCTGTCCATGATGGCGGAGGTGCCGATGGCGCTCAGGAGCCGCCGCTGCTCAGAACGGCGCTCCGAAAGCACACGGTTAGTCCCCTGTGAGGTGCAGGCCAGGGAGGAGGTAAGTGACAGGAGAACTAACAGGAAGAAGATGCCGCCAGTGGGCAGGTACCAGGGCAGAGCCTCACCTGAGTGTCCGCTCCTTCCAGTTGCCGGGCCGAGACGGGGCACACGTCCAGGTACCTGTCCTTCTCCTTCTTGCTGATGGGGTAGTAGCCTTCGCTGCGGGCCGAGCCTGTCTGGTGCTCGCGGGGCCCATCCTGGGGCCGCCGCTTGCGTTTCGGAGTGCTCAGGTTGGTGAGTGCGGGGTGTTAAGGAAGAGAACGGGGTCCTCACCAGCCAGATCCCTGGGGCTCCGCTCCTCTCTCCCCCGCAGTCCCAGCCCAAGGAAAGGGCGACTGACCTTAGCTGGAGGTCCTGAGCATACTCAGTGTGaggacagagagatg from Mesoplodon densirostris isolate mMesDen1 chromosome 16, mMesDen1 primary haplotype, whole genome shotgun sequence includes:
- the HSD3B7 gene encoding 3 beta-hydroxysteroid dehydrogenase type 7 isoform X1, encoding MADPAQAQKLVYLVTGGCGFLGEHVVRMLLQQEPQLRELRIFDLHLDPWLEELKTGPVQVTAIQGDVTQAHEVAAAVAGAHVVIHTAGLVDVFGKTSPETIHEVNVQGTRNVIEACVQTGTRFLVYTSSMEVVGPNIKGQPFYRGNENTPYEAVHRHPYPCSKALAEQLVLEANGRKVLGGLPLVTCALRPTGIYGEGHQIMRDFYYQGLRLGGRLFRAIPASVEHGRVYVGNVAWMHVLVARELEHRAALMGGQVYFCYDNSPYKSYEDFNMEVLGPCGLRLVGTRPLLPYWLLVFLAALNVLLQWLLRPLLLYAPLLNPYTLAMANTTFTVSTDKARRHFGYEPLFSWEESRTRTIRWVQAMEGSAQ
- the HSD3B7 gene encoding 3 beta-hydroxysteroid dehydrogenase type 7 isoform X2, with protein sequence MADPAQAQKLVYLVTGGCGFLGEHVVRMLLQQEPQLRELRIFDLHLDPWLEELKTGPVQVTAIQGDVTQAHEVAAAVAGAHVVIHTAGLVDVFGKTSPETIHEVNVQGTRNVIEACVQTGTRFLVYTSSMEVVGPNIKGQPFYSKALAEQLVLEANGRKVLGGLPLVTCALRPTGIYGEGHQIMRDFYYQGLRLGGRLFRAIPASVEHGRVYVGNVAWMHVLVARELEHRAALMGGQVYFCYDNSPYKSYEDFNMEVLGPCGLRLVGTRPLLPYWLLVFLAALNVLLQWLLRPLLLYAPLLNPYTLAMANTTFTVSTDKARRHFGYEPLFSWEESRTRTIRWVQAMEGSAQ
- the HSD3B7 gene encoding 3 beta-hydroxysteroid dehydrogenase type 7 isoform X3, producing the protein MADPAQAQKLVYLVTGGCGFLGEHVVRMLLQQEPQLRELRIFDLHLDPWLEELKTGPVQVTAIQGDVTQAHEVAAAVAGAHVVIHTAGLVDVFGKTSPETIHEVNVQGTRNVIEACVQTGTRFLVYTSSMEVVGPNIKGQPFYRGNENTPYEAVHRHPYPCSKALAEQLVLEANGRKVMWPGCTCWWPGS